A single Mercenaria mercenaria strain notata chromosome 9, MADL_Memer_1, whole genome shotgun sequence DNA region contains:
- the LOC123544000 gene encoding uncharacterized protein LOC123544000 isoform X2, with the protein MEGIAYVLVCLVPILIAFVLFCVCCVWCCQERQKRTVVYEPLDSVRTEENSGNIHRTEQSLETKTGINKQFNKEYGLVCEYCERDFRRKSALKDHQRDTYFAKCRFKKYKQVRQGDNARNFVKERCEQAALYMDNYHKCRDTVIEVLTKMLGHSSNGGRFCETPDREGSTKTGLKTRKAVEFDFSVEILLHENPDVIFGNESNYDIDDTSPDNIPPGSAQVRLKLRDIKRFKECCRYGDNGVLSPYELRKVFHRYIYSVQNTGGLSNYNFLGIYGVNVIVCKAINGPAVRLIVEHWDIPHKIDVDLTPKIVLPSMHEIHGLDWPRNDTYRFLMAYQMNTVKNQPLYLVPKKEKYWSVSSANYENAVLHIFPNTSTEKNILRCMKVRLEAWRTRSPIKMKPISSYILKEVFFWLRENLPEDNLWTPDKCADRYCNFLEELKFCFRYKHLFDYFFPATDLMKGKENSCTTMIKYLDQELEWIQANA; encoded by the exons ATGGAAGGCATCGCATACGTTTTAGTATGTCTCGTACCGATACTGATTGCATTTGTGCTATT ttgtGTTTGTTGTGTATGGTGTTGTCAAGAGCGTCAGAAAAGAACAGTTGTT TATGAGCCATTAGATAGTGTGAGGACTGAGGAAAACTCTGGCAACATACA CAGAACAGAGCAAAGTCTAGAGACAAAAACCGGAATCAACAAACAGTTTAACAAAGAATATGGTTTGGTCTGCGAGTATTGTGAGAGAGATTTTAGGCGGAAAAGTGCTCTTAAGGACCATCAGAGGGATACATACTTTGCAAAATGCAGATTTAAAAAGTACAAACAAGTGCGGCAGGGAGACAACGCAAGAAACTTCGTTAAAGAGAGATGTGAGCAAGCTGCATTGTACATGGATAATTATCATAAGTGCAGAGATACAGTCATTGAAGTCCTGACCAAAATGCTCGGACACAGCAGCAATGGTGGCCGTTTCTGTGAAACGCCTGATAGAGAAGGTTCCACAAAGACAGGACTTAAGACTAGAAAAGCGGTCGAATTCGACTTCAGTGTAGAGATACTACTGCATGAAAACCCGGACGTCATATTTGGTAACGAATCTAACTATGACATTGATGACACG AGCCCTGATAATATTCCACCCGGTTCTGCACAAGTAAGGCTTAAGTTGAGAGATATCAAACGATTTAAAGAGTGCTGCAGATATGGTGACAATGGGGTATTGTCACCATACGAGTTAAGGAAAGTCTTCCACAGATACATATACAGTGTGCAAAATACAGGTGGGCTATCAAATTACAATTTTTTAG GAATATATGGTGTGAATGTAATTGTCTGCAAGGCGATAAATGGCCCAGCCGTAAGGCTTATCGTTGAGCACTGGGATATCCCACATAAAATCGACGTCGACTTAACACCAAAGATAGTTTTACCTTCCATGCATGAAATTCACGGACTTGATTGGCCTCGAAACGACACATACCGATTCCTAATGGCAtatcaaatgaatactgtaaagaATCAGCCGCTTTATCTTGTTCCAAAGAAGGAGAAATACTGGTCAGTATCGTCCGCGAATTATGAAAATGCTGTTCTCCACATATTTCCCAACACTTCGACTGAAAAGAACATTCTACGCTGTATGAAAGTGAGGCTAGAAGCATGGCGGACTCGGTCACCGATAAAAATGAAGCCGATCAGCTCTTACATTTTAAAG GAAGTGTTTTTCTGGTTGAGGGAGAACTTGCCGGAAGACAACCTTTGGACGCCTGACAAGTGTGCAGACAGATACTGCAATTTCCTCGAGgagttaaagttttgttttaggTACAAGCATCTGTTTGACTACTTCTTTCCTGCCACTGACCTCATGAAAGGTAAAGAAAACTCCTGTACCACGATGATTAAATATCTTGACCAAGAATTAGAGTGGATACAAGCAAATGCATAA
- the LOC123544000 gene encoding uncharacterized protein LOC123544000 isoform X1, with translation MEGIAYVLVCLVPILIAFVLFCVCCVWCCQERQKRTVVYEPLDSVRTEENSGNIHKFTTFSSRTEQSLETKTGINKQFNKEYGLVCEYCERDFRRKSALKDHQRDTYFAKCRFKKYKQVRQGDNARNFVKERCEQAALYMDNYHKCRDTVIEVLTKMLGHSSNGGRFCETPDREGSTKTGLKTRKAVEFDFSVEILLHENPDVIFGNESNYDIDDTSPDNIPPGSAQVRLKLRDIKRFKECCRYGDNGVLSPYELRKVFHRYIYSVQNTGGLSNYNFLGIYGVNVIVCKAINGPAVRLIVEHWDIPHKIDVDLTPKIVLPSMHEIHGLDWPRNDTYRFLMAYQMNTVKNQPLYLVPKKEKYWSVSSANYENAVLHIFPNTSTEKNILRCMKVRLEAWRTRSPIKMKPISSYILKEVFFWLRENLPEDNLWTPDKCADRYCNFLEELKFCFRYKHLFDYFFPATDLMKGKENSCTTMIKYLDQELEWIQANA, from the exons ATGGAAGGCATCGCATACGTTTTAGTATGTCTCGTACCGATACTGATTGCATTTGTGCTATT ttgtGTTTGTTGTGTATGGTGTTGTCAAGAGCGTCAGAAAAGAACAGTTGTT TATGAGCCATTAGATAGTGTGAGGACTGAGGAAAACTCTGGCAACATACA CAAGTTTACAACGTTTTCTAGCAGAACAGAGCAAAGTCTAGAGACAAAAACCGGAATCAACAAACAGTTTAACAAAGAATATGGTTTGGTCTGCGAGTATTGTGAGAGAGATTTTAGGCGGAAAAGTGCTCTTAAGGACCATCAGAGGGATACATACTTTGCAAAATGCAGATTTAAAAAGTACAAACAAGTGCGGCAGGGAGACAACGCAAGAAACTTCGTTAAAGAGAGATGTGAGCAAGCTGCATTGTACATGGATAATTATCATAAGTGCAGAGATACAGTCATTGAAGTCCTGACCAAAATGCTCGGACACAGCAGCAATGGTGGCCGTTTCTGTGAAACGCCTGATAGAGAAGGTTCCACAAAGACAGGACTTAAGACTAGAAAAGCGGTCGAATTCGACTTCAGTGTAGAGATACTACTGCATGAAAACCCGGACGTCATATTTGGTAACGAATCTAACTATGACATTGATGACACG AGCCCTGATAATATTCCACCCGGTTCTGCACAAGTAAGGCTTAAGTTGAGAGATATCAAACGATTTAAAGAGTGCTGCAGATATGGTGACAATGGGGTATTGTCACCATACGAGTTAAGGAAAGTCTTCCACAGATACATATACAGTGTGCAAAATACAGGTGGGCTATCAAATTACAATTTTTTAG GAATATATGGTGTGAATGTAATTGTCTGCAAGGCGATAAATGGCCCAGCCGTAAGGCTTATCGTTGAGCACTGGGATATCCCACATAAAATCGACGTCGACTTAACACCAAAGATAGTTTTACCTTCCATGCATGAAATTCACGGACTTGATTGGCCTCGAAACGACACATACCGATTCCTAATGGCAtatcaaatgaatactgtaaagaATCAGCCGCTTTATCTTGTTCCAAAGAAGGAGAAATACTGGTCAGTATCGTCCGCGAATTATGAAAATGCTGTTCTCCACATATTTCCCAACACTTCGACTGAAAAGAACATTCTACGCTGTATGAAAGTGAGGCTAGAAGCATGGCGGACTCGGTCACCGATAAAAATGAAGCCGATCAGCTCTTACATTTTAAAG GAAGTGTTTTTCTGGTTGAGGGAGAACTTGCCGGAAGACAACCTTTGGACGCCTGACAAGTGTGCAGACAGATACTGCAATTTCCTCGAGgagttaaagttttgttttaggTACAAGCATCTGTTTGACTACTTCTTTCCTGCCACTGACCTCATGAAAGGTAAAGAAAACTCCTGTACCACGATGATTAAATATCTTGACCAAGAATTAGAGTGGATACAAGCAAATGCATAA
- the LOC123544000 gene encoding uncharacterized protein LOC123544000 isoform X3: MEGIAYVLVCLVPILIAFVLFCVCCVWCCQERQKRTVVYEPLDSVRTEENSGNIHKFTTFSSRTEQSLETKTGINKQFNKEYGLVCEYCERDFRRKSALKDHQRDTYFAKCRFKKYKQVRQGDNARNFVKERCEQAALYMDNYHKCRDTVIEVLTKMLGHSSNGGRFCETPDREGSTKTGLKTRKAVEFDFSVEILLHENPDVIFGNESNYDIDDTSPDNIPPGSAQVRLKLRDIKRFKECCRYGDNGVLSPYELRKVFHRYIYSVQNTGIYGVNVIVCKAINGPAVRLIVEHWDIPHKIDVDLTPKIVLPSMHEIHGLDWPRNDTYRFLMAYQMNTVKNQPLYLVPKKEKYWSVSSANYENAVLHIFPNTSTEKNILRCMKVRLEAWRTRSPIKMKPISSYILKEVFFWLRENLPEDNLWTPDKCADRYCNFLEELKFCFRYKHLFDYFFPATDLMKGKENSCTTMIKYLDQELEWIQANA; encoded by the exons ATGGAAGGCATCGCATACGTTTTAGTATGTCTCGTACCGATACTGATTGCATTTGTGCTATT ttgtGTTTGTTGTGTATGGTGTTGTCAAGAGCGTCAGAAAAGAACAGTTGTT TATGAGCCATTAGATAGTGTGAGGACTGAGGAAAACTCTGGCAACATACA CAAGTTTACAACGTTTTCTAGCAGAACAGAGCAAAGTCTAGAGACAAAAACCGGAATCAACAAACAGTTTAACAAAGAATATGGTTTGGTCTGCGAGTATTGTGAGAGAGATTTTAGGCGGAAAAGTGCTCTTAAGGACCATCAGAGGGATACATACTTTGCAAAATGCAGATTTAAAAAGTACAAACAAGTGCGGCAGGGAGACAACGCAAGAAACTTCGTTAAAGAGAGATGTGAGCAAGCTGCATTGTACATGGATAATTATCATAAGTGCAGAGATACAGTCATTGAAGTCCTGACCAAAATGCTCGGACACAGCAGCAATGGTGGCCGTTTCTGTGAAACGCCTGATAGAGAAGGTTCCACAAAGACAGGACTTAAGACTAGAAAAGCGGTCGAATTCGACTTCAGTGTAGAGATACTACTGCATGAAAACCCGGACGTCATATTTGGTAACGAATCTAACTATGACATTGATGACACG AGCCCTGATAATATTCCACCCGGTTCTGCACAAGTAAGGCTTAAGTTGAGAGATATCAAACGATTTAAAGAGTGCTGCAGATATGGTGACAATGGGGTATTGTCACCATACGAGTTAAGGAAAGTCTTCCACAGATACATATACAGTGTGCAAAATACAG GAATATATGGTGTGAATGTAATTGTCTGCAAGGCGATAAATGGCCCAGCCGTAAGGCTTATCGTTGAGCACTGGGATATCCCACATAAAATCGACGTCGACTTAACACCAAAGATAGTTTTACCTTCCATGCATGAAATTCACGGACTTGATTGGCCTCGAAACGACACATACCGATTCCTAATGGCAtatcaaatgaatactgtaaagaATCAGCCGCTTTATCTTGTTCCAAAGAAGGAGAAATACTGGTCAGTATCGTCCGCGAATTATGAAAATGCTGTTCTCCACATATTTCCCAACACTTCGACTGAAAAGAACATTCTACGCTGTATGAAAGTGAGGCTAGAAGCATGGCGGACTCGGTCACCGATAAAAATGAAGCCGATCAGCTCTTACATTTTAAAG GAAGTGTTTTTCTGGTTGAGGGAGAACTTGCCGGAAGACAACCTTTGGACGCCTGACAAGTGTGCAGACAGATACTGCAATTTCCTCGAGgagttaaagttttgttttaggTACAAGCATCTGTTTGACTACTTCTTTCCTGCCACTGACCTCATGAAAGGTAAAGAAAACTCCTGTACCACGATGATTAAATATCTTGACCAAGAATTAGAGTGGATACAAGCAAATGCATAA